One stretch of Leptotrichia trevisanii DSM 22070 DNA includes these proteins:
- a CDS encoding SDR family NAD(P)-dependent oxidoreductase, with amino-acid sequence MRTVLITGASSGIGYEFAKIYAKNGYNLVVVARNGDKLEALKKKILKKISKDLKITVIEADLSQENASERLYNQIKSNNLKIDTLVNNAGIGIYGKFSEFDEEMIKKNDAMVNLNIKAVVELTRLFLADMMKAGNGEILNVSSIAAFMPGPLMSTYYASKAFVQSFTEAVREELREDICGKNIKISALCPGPTATGFEKSSNLEESSLFKRMKVMTAKKVAEIGYKEFQKGKAIIIPGIFNRIAVFGTRFLSRKFIVKTARKLQEKKESN; translated from the coding sequence ATGAGAACAGTTTTAATAACAGGGGCAAGTAGCGGGATTGGTTATGAGTTTGCCAAAATTTATGCTAAAAATGGATATAATTTGGTTGTTGTGGCACGGAATGGGGATAAATTGGAAGCCTTAAAAAAAAAGATTTTAAAGAAAATTTCTAAAGATTTGAAAATAACTGTGATTGAAGCTGACTTGTCACAGGAAAATGCTTCTGAAAGACTTTATAATCAGATAAAATCCAATAATCTTAAAATCGATACGCTTGTGAATAATGCTGGTATTGGGATTTATGGCAAGTTTTCTGAATTTGATGAGGAAATGATAAAGAAAAATGATGCAATGGTAAATCTGAATATAAAGGCAGTCGTGGAGTTGACAAGACTATTTTTGGCTGATATGATGAAAGCTGGCAATGGTGAAATATTAAATGTTTCTTCAATTGCAGCCTTTATGCCAGGGCCTCTAATGAGTACGTATTATGCGAGTAAGGCCTTTGTGCAATCATTTACAGAAGCTGTCAGGGAAGAATTGAGAGAGGATATTTGTGGAAAAAATATAAAAATATCAGCACTTTGTCCCGGCCCAACAGCTACAGGATTTGAAAAAAGCAGTAATTTAGAGGAAAGTTCGTTATTCAAAAGAATGAAAGTTATGACTGCAAAAAAAGTGGCTGAAATCGGGTATAAAGAGTTTCAGAAAGGAAAAGCAATCATAATTCCAGGAATTTTTAATAGGATTGCAGTTTTTGGAACGAGGTTTTTATCAAGAAAATTCATTGTGAAGACGGCTAGAAAGTTACAGGAAAAAAAGGAAAGTAACTAA
- the dapF gene encoding diaminopimelate epimerase, translating into MLKFEKYQGAGNDFVIVTEKDLLEKGIPEYGEFASQVCDRHYGVGADGLIILKYVASMPFMFFFNADGSQAPMCGNGIRCFSHYLVNNHLVEGDEFVVKTVPGDLMIKVNYDEEKDNFLARVNMGKPVFNVKNLINTEKEQFLREKINIDGKEIEISYIFMGTDHSVIFVNDFSDYNIDELGKKIENYTNLFPKKVNVNFVKVYDREHIEVITWERGAGRTLACGTGATASAVLARTFDFVDSKVNVKVPGGQLVIEYEGGENDAFMTGPSEKIAEGLYKYQR; encoded by the coding sequence ATGTTAAAATTTGAAAAATATCAAGGTGCCGGGAATGACTTTGTTATTGTTACTGAAAAGGATTTACTTGAAAAAGGGATACCTGAATATGGAGAATTTGCCAGTCAGGTTTGTGATAGACATTATGGAGTTGGTGCAGACGGGCTGATTATTTTGAAATATGTGGCAAGCATGCCGTTTATGTTTTTCTTTAATGCGGATGGAAGTCAGGCGCCGATGTGCGGAAATGGAATAAGATGTTTTTCACATTATCTTGTAAATAATCATTTGGTTGAAGGGGATGAATTTGTTGTAAAGACAGTTCCTGGTGACTTGATGATAAAAGTAAATTATGACGAGGAAAAGGATAATTTTTTAGCAAGAGTGAACATGGGGAAACCTGTTTTTAACGTAAAAAACTTGATAAACACTGAAAAAGAGCAGTTTTTAAGAGAGAAAATAAATATTGACGGAAAAGAGATTGAAATTTCGTATATTTTTATGGGAACTGATCATTCTGTGATATTTGTAAATGATTTTTCAGATTATAATATTGATGAACTTGGCAAAAAAATTGAGAATTATACTAATCTATTTCCGAAAAAAGTTAATGTGAACTTTGTAAAAGTGTATGACAGGGAACACATAGAAGTGATTACTTGGGAACGTGGAGCAGGAAGAACATTAGCTTGTGGAACAGGAGCGACAGCTTCGGCTGTACTTGCCAGAACTTTTGATTTTGTAGATAGCAAGGTAAATGTAAAAGTTCCAGGTGGACAGCTTGTTATTGAGTATGAAGGCGGGGAAAATGATGCCTTTATGACAGGGCCTAGTGAAAAAATCGCTGAAGGATTGTATAAATATCAAAGATAA
- the dapA gene encoding 4-hydroxy-tetrahydrodipicolinate synthase has product MKFEGSYVALITPFKNNGAELDEDKLRELVNYHIENGTSGIVPCGTTGEAPTLTFAEHEKVIKIVVEEVKGRIQVIAGAGSNNTTRAIELTKYAKELGADAALSTCPYYNKPSQRGLYEHYKTIAQEAKFPIMLYNVPGRTGTNIEAETIAKLAELPEIVAVKEATGSLEQMIRIQDLCGDKIEILSGEDHLILPMLSIGAKGVVSVVANIMPQEMSDLISSFLNKNFDKAFELHTKLYDVSRNMFVEGNPVTVKAAMKILGKLDNDIVRLPLVAAEADTYGKLTKVFKEKGIF; this is encoded by the coding sequence ATGAAATTTGAAGGTTCGTATGTGGCTTTAATTACGCCATTTAAAAATAATGGGGCGGAATTGGATGAAGATAAATTAAGAGAATTGGTAAATTATCACATTGAAAACGGAACATCCGGAATTGTGCCTTGCGGAACGACTGGGGAAGCTCCGACATTGACATTTGCAGAACACGAAAAGGTAATAAAAATAGTCGTGGAGGAAGTAAAAGGAAGAATACAGGTAATCGCAGGAGCAGGCTCAAACAACACAACAAGGGCAATTGAACTTACAAAATACGCAAAGGAACTAGGAGCAGACGCAGCACTAAGCACTTGCCCATACTACAACAAACCAAGCCAAAGAGGGCTTTATGAACACTACAAAACAATTGCACAAGAAGCAAAATTTCCAATAATGCTTTACAATGTGCCAGGAAGGACAGGAACAAATATCGAAGCAGAAACAATCGCAAAACTGGCTGAACTGCCTGAAATTGTAGCTGTAAAGGAAGCAACAGGAAGCCTTGAACAAATGATAAGAATTCAGGACTTGTGTGGAGATAAAATTGAGATTCTGTCAGGAGAAGATCATCTAATCCTGCCAATGCTGTCAATCGGTGCAAAAGGAGTCGTTTCTGTAGTTGCCAACATAATGCCCCAAGAAATGAGCGATCTAATCAGTTCATTCTTAAATAAGAACTTTGACAAAGCGTTTGAACTGCACACAAAATTATACGATGTAAGCAGAAACATGTTCGTGGAAGGAAATCCTGTAACTGTGAAAGCTGCTATGAAAATACTTGGAAAACTTGACAATGACATAGTAAGATTGCCGTTGGTAGCGGCTGAGGCGGATACTTATGGGAAATTGACAAAAGTGTTTAAAGAAAAAGGGATTTTTTAA